Genomic window (Arachis hypogaea cultivar Tifrunner chromosome 13, arahy.Tifrunner.gnm2.J5K5, whole genome shotgun sequence):
ttttaagaaacgACATTCTTTCTTAAAATGTCCTAGTTTTTCacaatgaaaacaattttctttctttttattttttctgaaaTCACCATTGTTACCTTGAGATTTATTAAAATCTCGGTATCTCTTCATGTTGGGCTTGTTAGATTTTCCATCTTCCATTACGTGAAGATTAGCATGAGCACTTTGCTCTTTAGTATCGTTTTGTTTACGATACTCTTCTTCAAGACGAAGGTGATTACTTAATTGCTCAAGAGAAACATCATCCTTTCTATGTTTCATAGTTCTTTTGAATTCTTTCCATGATGGAGAGAGTTTGTCAATAATTGAAGATACAATGATGGTATCATCCATGTGCATGTTATATtgcttaaaattatttaaaatacgcTCAATTTCATGCGGTTGTCCCATGACAGATCTACCATCAATCATCTTATAATTATTAAAGCGAGTGACAAGAAATTTCTTACTTGTTGCATCCTCGGCCATATATTTTGCCTCTAATTTGTCCCATAGTTCTTTTGCGCTCCCAACATTTTGGTAGACATCAAACAGTGCATCAGCCATGCCATTGAGTATGTGCTCAGTGCATATATAGTCATCATGGTTCCATTTTTGTCTGGCTCGTGTTTCTGCAATGGCCTCCCCTTCAACTTCTGGTGGTCTTGGTATGGTAAGAACATATGCCACTTTTATTGTTGTGAGAAGGAAGTGCATCTTCTTTTGCCATCGTATGAAATTTTCACCATCAAATCTTTCTAATTTGACAAAATCCGACGTCATCTCCTTAATTGATGCATTGATCATTTTTGTTTTATTGGTGAATAATTAAGCCTAAAGATTGTGAGTTGAGAGAATGGGATAGTGAATCAAATAGTGGAATTCTTCAAGGCGTGTGTTACACACACTTTTCTTTAGGCTTAATTCACCCCACCAATATACAATGGTGTGCAAAATGGGTTACTGGCGAATTTCCTGTAGGATACAATAAAGAACACTTGACTTGTTTATGCACTCACACAGTCAAGTCTTACACTAAACGATAATTTACAGAATAATattctctattctttcttttgCGCATAAAGAAAGTGTTGAGATGGATTCTGCAGCAATAATGAAATGAGGAAAATTTATAGAGACGGAGTACATGCAACATGCAGCTACGTATTCAACAGACACAACTTTTCAAATAGTTACAACCTTTTAACAGGCATAACTTTTGAATAAGTCACAACTCTATGAAGAGATGTAACTCTTCAAAATAGCTTTTcacatattttgaaaatatatctcACACCCTCCCCTCCTCTTCCCTTCTACTTCCTTCTTCCTCCCATCTCTTCTTTCtgcgtgtatgtgtgtgtgtcaCAGGTGAGGGTGTGTGAGGGGATGGGGGGTTCGACGACTGGGAGAAGGAAAGAAGGGGTGAGTGTAGTGTGTGTTAGGGTTTGAAGTGGTGTGGGTATGTTTTGGGGAATTAGGGTTTATGTTGTGTAATGAAATTTGAGATTTTGATATTAAGGTAGTGTAgtaatcttaataaaaataataaaactaaattaaatacaaataactatcttttaaataccattttattattaatttgtatatttatttttaaataaatactaattcagTGAAAGTtggagataattaaattaattcttctttatttataaaataaggttcaAAAGCTTAATATTCAAtttaaagcacaaaaaaattttcattattttttttcaattactaaaactcTAGATTATAAATAAGAACTTGTCCAACTTATATGTAAAAATCTCTGAGAATATAAtctcaataaatataataaatcgtaagtaacttattatttaattttaaaaaatttgggatCTTATATATctcaaatttgattatttatatacaaaattttctatatatttttaaaataaataaacgtatatttatttttgagcaTGCAAGATATTAATTTAATGTAATTTATAGGTGTCATATTCTATGATCATTCTTTAATGATACAGAAAAAAATGGGCTATTGTTCTTTAAAGAGATAAGAGAACTTtcatttaacataaaatttttcacgtaaacaattaaaaatgtttGTGCAAATGCTTATGAACTTTCAACTCTTTGGAACTTGCATGCAATATGAACCAAATTATTTATGAAGTCAAATTTGTAAGTGTTGGTCAACCACAAGATCAACATAGATGATTTACAAAATCCCAATATGAAACTTCTCATACTTTGTAATACTTGAAGAAAAAATAATGTCTTGACAAATTCAAGTGTTTTGTTCAtgttctttcaaaaattttagaatttagttGTTGTAATGTTGCACAAAACAGGCTTAGAATTAAAACTGTTTGTGCTACCATAGTTAGCAATTAtgccaaaaaaaatatattttttatttaagaatatttttcttagtttatttggTGTCAATATTGTAGGAGGTTGGGTATATAAATAATGacctttataatttaataatctcttaaatttagttgttattattatgatttttacATGACTACATCACCTCAATGTAAgtatcatatattaattattaaataatgctATTTCTGATGGTATTTTagtgttaataaataaaattatattttagtatatattttattattttttgtatttttatttattatatatttttaatgatattttatttttttgattaataaaaatattataagacaataatttttgaaaaaatattcgaAGAGACTatgttgaaattttaaaaaatttttagaaattgttttgagatttttaaaatttttcgaagaCTGCTTTATATTTTTTATGGGGATTGGGAACTGATTTGTTCAAAACGCACGCGTAGATATTTAACGACTACATGTGTGAGTTAACATTTTACGTTAGAAGTTACCATTAATAACTAATGAAAGAAGATTGTATTGGCTAAACATTGGgactattttgtatattttaaaatttgaataagtaaagtgtccaatttcaaaaatattatagaCTGCTAGAGAATCAATTAAGAGTGAAGTTAACTAGTTGAAAATaagttcaatttaaaaaaatcacactatctttattttttaaattttaaaataaaaaataaaaaaattgagttagTTAACTTATATTATAAGTGGGctcctaaaattttttaattgataaccacttaactagacaaataaatgaaaaattaatttcGAGGAGCGCAAGTGCGGAGATAACAGTTCCACTCGTCCTAGCTTGTCCCATTGCCATCTTTGTACGGGTAGTAGATTGAGAATATGAAATCTAGTAACAGACTACTACTCCACTATACACTGATAGTATAAGTATAAGCTCTAGTTGATTTCTTCGGTATATCTAATCAAAGCAATCATGGCTGCAATTCAGAAGCTACTGAACATTGCATTGCCCCCACTATCATTGGTGCTTCTATCCTCCTTCATGATACCTTTCCTTATCTTCAAGGTTCTTATTTATGTAAGGAAGCTGTTTCAAACCGATGAAAAATTGGAAAACAAGGTTGTACTAATCACCGGGGCAGCCTCAGGGATTGGCGAGGTTTGCtccactctctctctctatatgaTTGTTATATGTAGTTGCAGTTAATAAacctttgtttaatttattttggaAAGCAACTAGCATATGAATATGGAAGGAGAGGAGCAGTTTTATCACTGGTTGACATTAGGGAGGACAATCTTGTAGTTGTGGCTGAAAAGGCCAGATCTCTGGGTTCTCCTGATGTTATCATCATCGCTGCAGATGTCTCAAAGCTCCAAGACTCTCGTCGTTTTGTGGATCAAACAGTCAATCATTTTGGAcgatgtatgtatatatatgcgaCTTTGTGCGTCCTATGCTAGCTATCattcaattttcattttattgATAGAATTGTATATATATACGATTTTGTGCGTGCTATGCTATCATTCAGTTTTCATTTTGATGTAGATTTGTATGAATATTGCATTTATGTATGTTGTCCACAGTGGATTGTTTGGTAAATAATGCTGGGATCGGCAAGGCTTCAGGGTTCAAAGATTGGACTAATAATGCTTCTGAATTTACTCCAATGATGGTAAGGCCATTCATGAAATTCTAgactattttattctatttatatgaTTAGATATTCATGAAATACTTACTCCTCAATAATGTGAATTCACATTTTACATAGGACGTAAATTTCTGGGGATCAGTTTATGGCACTTTATGTGCAATCCCACATCTGAAAACAAGCAGAGGCAGGATCATTGTGATTGCATCGGTTTTTGGATGGTTCCCTTTCCCAAGAAGCAGTATCTACAGTGTAACCCTCCGTTAACCATTGCAATATTttagagtaaattattattttcatctCCGAAGttgactaaattttaatttggtatttcacattttaaatattttattttagttttaaaaggttttaaaatttttattattatcttataattaaatttgatataaataattaatatattaaataactaATAACATTTGATTTTGGTActcaattaaaatttattcacCAACGATTATCAacataaaagttttttttattttttattttaaaacgttgatgattgattgataaaatttaaaacttttttttacaaaaaaaaatcgacaaaaaaaaaatattacaaaaagatTTTTGTTATATTCTTTTAATACATAAAAGATATAacttaacaataaaataattaatattcatgtctcaaatttaataatagaacaatattaaatttgtttaaaattttttaagatagaAATAAAACGTTTAAAATATTATCGATCaaattaagatttaatttaaaCCTTGCGACTAAAACAGTATTTTCACCTATAAAATATGTTTATACTGGTTAGCTTTGTGGAAAGTAATGATTACTACTAAGCAGGCAAGCAAGGCAGCGGTTATAAACTACTTTGAGACTCTCAGGATGGAACTTGGTCGTGCTATTAGCATAACAATAGTCACACCTGGTTTGATCAACACGGATCTAGGATTAACCGTAGTAAAAGAGGTTGGTggtgaaattgaattgaattcacgACAAAGTAGTTCACACTAATGACTTGGTAGTTAACTGTGATATTTTTGCAATTAATACAGGAGAGTATTATGGGAATATTTCCAATGTTATCAGCATCCGAATTAGCAAAAAGCATAGTGAAAAGCGCATGCGGGGGAGATATGTACTTGATAGAGCCATCTTGGGTCAAGGTTTTGTTTCCTTTCAAACTGCTTTATCCTCAACTAGTAGACTCGGCCGTACGCTTCTTAATTGGGCTTTCCCGAAAAAGAAATAATTCTGCAACGGAGCTGAAGCTAGAGTAAAGTACTGTGTGCCACTTCCATTTTTTTTACAGGTCTAAgttgtttaatttaaaataagttgATTACAATCATTACGAAGCTTTGTATGATTTTCGACACACTTCAAGTCAAGTAAAGCTAGCATGGTTACAGGCTAATTTTGCCGATTCATGAGTTACATGATTAGTTTCTTGCTTTGTATGTGACTATGTGAGAAGTGGCAAGAGTGAAGTCTGCAGTGTTTGTACCATTATTTTCCCTAATTGGATTCCCCGCTTCCATTTGCTTAGTTAGTATAATTTGTATCAGACAAAAAACCTTATGTAATTTGTTCCACTTTCTTCTTGTAGGGCTTGATTTGAACGGTTGAACGCACTTCGTTAATATAACGTAGGCAATAATAAGACTAGGTGGGAATACTGATATTATGATTTTTCCAcataaaataaaagggaaaaaatattatctatacttactatactatttaaatatttttgaaacttaaaaTACACCATCGGGAGTGATACATGCAATGTATTTAATTTATCCAGACACTAGGAGACAGTATTCTGTCAACACCCAAGAATTATTAGATTAGATGCTACTCTTGCTATTGTTGACTATTTTGAATGAAAAGTTTGTAAGCTTAAGGCTAAGCTACCACGTGTTTAGTTCTGGAAAGTGATAGGTGTTGCATGTTGGGCATGCAAAACGCCAGCGTTACATTGGCACCTTGgaatatatatcatatatatgtGTCTACTTCCTTGCTGTTTCCCCCCATCTCTCTCACCGTTTTCCTTCAGGCAGCAATAATAATGGTTGTGGATGAGTGGATCTTGAACATCCTAGTTCCACCTACGTGCATAGCTTTGCTCCTTTTCATTTTACCACCTTACCTCTTATTCAAGATTATCTACTACGTTCTGAGATCACTACTTAAAGAGAACGTTGCAGGGAAAGTTATCCTTATAACTGGAGCTTCCTCAGGCATAGGCGAGGTACCTTAATTAGCAATTATTCTCTCATatattcttaaaagaaaaaaatgtttgtTATATTATATGTTATGCGTTTGGTTTGTGTTTGCAAAGCATATAGCATATGAATATGGAAGAAGAGGAGCGCGTCTGGCTCTTGTTGCTAGAAGAGAGAATCGACTGAAGGAGGTTGCACAAAGAGCCATGGCGCTTGGTTCTCCTCATGTCATTACCATTCCTGCAGATGTTTCCATACTCAAAGATTGTCAGCGGTTCGTTGACTGCACGGTCAACCGCTTTGGACGATGTGAGTATTAAAACTTAATGTATGATTAGGAATTATGATTTTCAAGTTTAGGGGTTAATCAGCCGTTTGTTTTTGCAGTGGATCATCTGGTGAACAATGCTGGGGTTGTTCCTGTTTGCTTGTTTGAACACGCCACTGATATCAGTAATTTTGCACCCGCAATGGTAACTACTGAAAATCTTCAATGTTTTACTCTGCCTTCTAATGGTTAGTTAATTATATATGAAGAACTTGTTTCCCTGTTTGCTTAACAGGACATTAACCTGTGGGGTTCGGCGTACGCCACTTATTTTTCGATCCCATACCTCAGAAAAAGCAGAGGCAAGATCATAGCAATAGCTTCCTCGGCTGGATGGTTGCCTACTCCTAGAATGATATTCTACAATGTAATTAACACTAAAGCTTCATTACCTTCATGTCATCATGTGTGGCTCTTTGTGTCAATTACAATTACATTATAACGTGTTTTCCATGTTCAGGCAAGCAAAGCAGCAGTAATAAGCTTATATGAGAGTTTGAGGACTGAACTAGGAAAGGACATAGGAATAACCATAGTCACACCAGGGTTGGTCGAGTCAGAAATGACACAGGGCAAGTTCTTATCAAAAGATGGCCAAATGGTTCTTGACCAAGAAATGAGAGATGTAAGCTTAAAATAAGAACAATACTGAATTGTCATGGCATATATTTGGTGCCCTCAGCATATATAGCAAATTATGGATGGTTAATTTTGATTGGCGCAGGTTCTGGTTAGTTTGATGCCCATAAGATCGGTGACGGAAGCTGCCAAGTCAATAGTGAATAGCGCCTGCCGTGGAGACCCGTACCTGACAGAACCAGCTTGGATTAGGACAACTTTGTATTTGCAGATATTTTGCCCTCAACTACTCGAATATTTAAGCCGCTGGACCCTAATTTCAGGCACTTCTGAGAGGGACACAATTAGCAAGAAGCTCCTTCATTTATCATGCCTGAAGAAATATCTCTATCCTGAATCAGTCAGAAATCCTACGCTCCAACCCAACTAGAGTGTAGATTCTTAATACAGGCacttaaatgacaataaaaatgTGCCGTTCATGTACTTTTGATTGCCTCAATAGTTTGTTCTTCTAGATTATAGAGTGTAGATTCTTAATACAGGCacttaaatgacaataaaaatgTGCCGTTCATGTACTTTTGATTGCCTCAATAGTTTGTTCTTCTAGATTACAGGgcgtttacaatgtgtttaacaAACTCTCAAGTCTCTTTGTACAAGTCAAAACTTTCTAAAACAGAGATAATACAGAGTGAAACGGCTCAGGATTGAAGCCAAGGCATTGCTCtgattttttattcttctttttctttttcttgctcttgttCCGTTCCTGGCGACTTTTAAGTACGAATTTGTCTTTATATATGTTCCAAATCTTCTAAACTTGAAATCTTCCTCCGGAATATCTGCTCGCAATGTTTTAGAACTTAGAACCCAAAATCTAATGCAGAGAAAAGAGAAGGCTCTTACTAGTTCTGAAAAGAACGACCATTCTGTATACATATGTCCTGCCCATTGCCTTAATTACATCCATACATCCATGTGCTATAAGTCTTACTTTACATCACCAAATGCTTGCTCATAATTCATAACTCCAATCATAATTTCGAGCTCGGTAGAATACACAAGCGAAGGAGCATAGCcataaatttatgaaaaaatgatTCAATTGTCCCACAAATCCAAGTCCATCTCAATTATGCAAGCAGTTTGCCATACGTAACTTGACAATAATCAGAGCCCAACTTATGACATTCTACCCATTCAGATAACTATGGTGACAATTCAATTGGATTCGAAGGACAATGTGTTTGGGTTTGTGGAGGGTAAAGGGACTTGAGCCGTCTCAGAAGTAACCACGCATCAGACTGAGGACAGCCTTGACTCATCTCTACGGCAACTGGAAGCGATGATTTTCTATTTAGTTCCACATGCATTATACCCTACAGACAAAAAAGCAACAAGATTCGCATTAACAGAATAAGGAAGCATATTTTAATTTCAGCATAACTTGCGGGTCTCAGATTTTCAACGCTAAGAGACATTTGTATCACCTCGAAGTTTATTAAAAATGCTTGGAACTTATGCATTACGTTCTTTATGCTCTGCACTATTTTGTTGTCAGAAGAAGAAAGTGCTGCAGTGACTTCCTCCGGAGAATAGCCAATTCCATTCTGTACAACCTATTTGTTTAtctcaaaagaaaaaagaaaaaaaaatgagtacAATAACGGGTAACCCTCATAATAAAAGCTTATTTTCTAGAGAAAACTCACATGATGATCAATAAGAACTTCGGTAATGAGGCTACCATCATCTACATATGCCTGCAGCTCGTATGTTGTCCTTCCCTTATATTGGAATCGCTTTACACCAGTTAAAAAGCACtgcaaaagaggaagaaaaaagaaaaaaaaaaaaacagggagGGGGGGGGGGAGTCGTtatattgagaaaaaaaaaacataagatTGCAAAAAAGTCAAATCCATCCGTACGATAGTTAATGGGTCGACAAAACAGAAACTTCGACACCAGCATATGCACAAACAAGGATAGAAATCATTGTTCAAAGAAAAATAGTGGATAGATTTTAACTTTTACCTTAATTTTACCATGAACTGAAGGAACTTTCTCCTTCATTGTAACCCACTTGGCAGACAAACTAGCTAAGTATGTGAAAGGAACTTCTTGGTCTGCAGACAGCATACGTGGGTGGTCACTGTCATCAACCATATGGACATTGTTATTGTTTACAGAAGTGGTGGAAGATCCTCTCCAAAGATCATTATCTGTAACTTCAATGGTGTGGTAATCGTCATCAACCATATGGACATCATGATTGTTAAGAACAGTGGAGGAAGATCCTCTAGGATGCTCATTTTCTGTATCTTCAATAACTCTATCCTTGTCTGTCTCGACATTTTGCACAATAGGAGAGCTCTTTGGGGGCACATAACTTGTTCTTGTTATATGAACAGTATCTTTATGTGCCGTTGCATCATTTGTAGACAAATGAGAAGATTGGTTGCCGACCGAATTTTCCCTTGCTATAGCTGCAGTATCTATATGCATCTCCTGAGCCCGTGCAACCGCTGAAGAGAATTGAGTGGCTGTGGAATTCGCAAAACTTGCAGGGTTGGTATCAGCATGTATATCCACATTCATGGCGTCAGCGTTTGCAACCGTGCTGGGTATTGAATTGGAAGCAGCATTTCGTGCACCCATGAGATTGGTATCTTCTGTAGTTACACAGTTCCCAGTGCCAGACATGGTCAGGCCAGCACCTGTACTTAAATGCATACATGGAAAATAAATATGATCAAGAAAACTAGGATAAAAACAGGCTTCATTGTAGAGGTATGCTCGCCCAGGCACAAAAAAGCAGATGTACTTTCAGTTATAAAATGAGGATGTAGTACCTTCGTTGTTAATCTGGACAGAATCAGTCCTTTGAAACACAGAGCTGCTGCGCCCAGTATCATCAACTGTACTCGCTGGCCATGCTGCAAGAGTTGCTCTAGTTGCTAAAGGAGGAAGGACTCCATTTTTAGTTCTGCACGAGGATAAGAAAGACTAACTTATCAAGGTTTCCCTAAATATAAAATGAATAATTACAACAGCAGCAATAGTAGAAGACTGCAGGAATTAAGAAAGTTTGCACCATTTTCCAATGTATCCTATACTTCCATGCCAAGAGATACAACATTCCATTTCACATAGTAGTCCAAATAATCCAGCTGCAATAGTTTGTACCTTTTCCCCCTGGGTGGCTTGTTCAATTCATCAACTAGCCGCTTTCGAGCTGCATCCAGCTGCTCAACTAGTCCCCCCAAAATTTCAATTGTCTCGGGGACAAGCATCAAAAGCCCACGTCGCACATGTACATTAGAGATAGCAACCTACAAGTATTAAATAGAACCCTCAAATTCATCTTTACAAGCAACTAAAGAAGCAAAGAATTTACGTGTGCCATAACAAAATCACTTGAAAAGAAGAAAGGATCAATGCTTATTTGATCGAGTCAATAGCACATACGAGAAGCATTAAATTAAACAAAAGTCTAAACTATGAGCATACGAGGTTAATAATCAATGTAGGAAATAACTTATGTCTCCAGGCCAAAATAGAAGCACATAGGCACTATGACTATGAGCATTATTATTTCGgtttggcacaaatcaaagattaaGATTAACATATGTCTTTTGCAATATAAATACTATTTAGAAATACATCCACCATAATCTTAGCAAGTCAATAGTAATTTGTATCTATTCAGGAAAAGAGTGGTATCAGAAAGAAAAACCTTTAAACCAGAAGATGCACAAACATCAAGAGATAGAATGGGCCTATACTCCATCGCAAAAACTCTCTGAACGCCATCCGTCATCGATAACTTCAGGCACCTCTTTAATCCGGGTGGGGCTTGTTGATATCTCCCTCGAAGAGGACAACTCATATTAAGGATTTCATCAACCTGCCAATGCAATGCGATGGTAAAAATAGATAGGCACATGAGTTCTCAATCAGAGCAAAAACACTTGACACATGGTTTATCAATTCAAGAATTGGACATGATAATATATACCGAAGATGCAAGACTCAATACTTGTCAAACCAAGTTGAATAATAAAATTCCCGTTAGAGTAACAAAACCTGAGTAACTCGGTCATTTAAGCATTTAGGCAAACATCAAGCTACAACTACAGCAACAAGTATAGTTCGTCAAAACTATAATATTGTAATCCACTTTGTCATACTAAATTCAAACAGTAACACAAATACATAGACGATTAAAGCAATGAAACAAATAACTGAAGAGGCACCTGCAACACAAAAGGGCCGGAGAGATTAACGAGATGCATGGAATGCACATTGGGAGGCAGCACGCCGCTCCCACACGAGTTCATATCGGCAAAGAGAAATTGCTCGAAACAGAGCTTGGCCTTCGCAGTAACATCGAACCCCGCAAAGCCCCTCACGGAGCCCTCAAGTTCGCCAAGGCATGCATCCACCCACTCTCTCTTCAGCCCCAGTCCCAGCCGACGAAGAGAGTCGCCCACGGGGCAGCTTGAAGCCCTAGGTTGCGGAGGAGGCGGCGGCGAGAGGTAATCGGGAACGTCGACGAAGGCGGTATCATCATCGTCGTCGTCGGAGATTAGAAGAGGCACAGATGGAAAGTTAGAGGAGTTTGAAGGTTGGGGCGTGGATGTGACGGAGGGTTGCGGAGTTTGAAGTTGTTCAACTTCGTCGTCGACGTCGAGAACAAGGCGACGTATTGTCATTTTTTAACTGCAGTGGCAAATCGGTAAATGTGTTCCTCCATTCAGTCCATTGTTAAATTCGAAGTCAAACAAGTGTTATTGGAGGGAGAAGAAATTTTGCGTAGGCGGGAATCTGAGAAAACCGCGTAAAAAAACTCAAAATATTTGAAAGATCGCGCCCTCTTGTTTTTTCATCGCCCTCCAAAATTTAATTTCCAAATCCCAGTCGCTTCAATTTAGGTTTTATAACTCTTGGGCTCTAGGCACTTTACAATTTACATTCTCTCTTATCTCTCCTTCTATCTGTTCTCAAACATGGCTACCGAAACCCTAG
Coding sequences:
- the LOC140177986 gene encoding 11-beta-hydroxysteroid dehydrogenase-like 4A, which gives rise to MAAIQKLLNIALPPLSLVLLSSFMIPFLIFKVLIYVRKLFQTDEKLENKVVLITGAASGIGEQLAYEYGRRGAVLSLVDIREDNLVVVAEKARSLGSPDVIIIAADVSKLQDSRRFVDQTVNHFGRLDCLVNNAGIGKASGFKDWTNNASEFTPMMDVNFWGSVYGTLCAIPHLKTSRGRIIVIASVFGWFPFPRSSIYSASKAAVINYFETLRMELGRAISITIVTPGLINTDLGLTVVKEESIMGIFPMLSASELAKSIVKSACGGDMYLIEPSWVKVLFPFKLLYPQLVDSAVRFLIGLSRKRNNSATELKLE
- the LOC112732866 gene encoding 11-beta-hydroxysteroid dehydrogenase A, which translates into the protein MVVDEWILNILVPPTCIALLLFILPPYLLFKIIYYVLRSLLKENVAGKVILITGASSGIGEHIAYEYGRRGARLALVARRENRLKEVAQRAMALGSPHVITIPADVSILKDCQRFVDCTVNRFGRLDHLVNNAGVVPVCLFEHATDISNFAPAMDINLWGSAYATYFSIPYLRKSRGKIIAIASSAGWLPTPRMIFYNASKAAVISLYESLRTELGKDIGITIVTPGLVESEMTQGKFLSKDGQMVLDQEMRDVLVSLMPIRSVTEAAKSIVNSACRGDPYLTEPAWIRTTLYLQIFCPQLLEYLSRWTLISGTSERDTISKKLLHLSCLKKYLYPESVRNPTLQPN
- the LOC112732863 gene encoding recQ-mediated genome instability protein 1, with translation MTIRRLVLDVDDEVEQLQTPQPSVTSTPQPSNSSNFPSVPLLISDDDDDDTAFVDVPDYLSPPPPPQPRASSCPVGDSLRRLGLGLKREWVDACLGELEGSVRGFAGFDVTAKAKLCFEQFLFADMNSCGSGVLPPNVHSMHLVNLSGPFVLQVDEILNMSCPLRGRYQQAPPGLKRCLKLSMTDGVQRVFAMEYRPILSLDVCASSGLKVAISNVHVRRGLLMLVPETIEILGGLVEQLDAARKRLVDELNKPPRGKRTKNGVLPPLATRATLAAWPASTVDDTGRSSSVFQRTDSVQINNEGAGLTMSGTGNCVTTEDTNLMGARNAASNSIPSTVANADAMNVDIHADTNPASFANSTATQFSSAVARAQEMHIDTAAIARENSVGNQSSHLSTNDATAHKDTVHITRTSYVPPKSSPIVQNVETDKDRVIEDTENEHPRGSSSTVLNNHDVHMVDDDYHTIEVTDNDLWRGSSTTSVNNNNVHMVDDSDHPRMLSADQEVPFTYLASLSAKWVTMKEKVPSVHGKIKCFLTGVKRFQYKGRTTYELQAYVDDGSLITEVLIDHHVVQNGIGYSPEEVTAALSSSDNKIVQSIKNVMHKFQAFLINFEGIMHVELNRKSSLPVAVEMSQGCPQSDAWLLLRRLKSLYPPQTQTHCPSNPIELSP